The Rubidibacter lacunae KORDI 51-2 sequence TAGAGGCGGTCGTTGCCGTTCTGACCGTACAGGAAGTCGTTGCCGTTCCCGCCGTAAAGAGAATCGTTGCCGTGCCAGGCGTACAGGGAGTCGCTACCGTTCCCGCCGTACAACTCGTCGCTGCCGTTCCCGCCGTACAACTCGTCGCTGCCGTCCTGACCGTACAGGAAGTCGTTGCCGTCTTCACCGTAGAGACGGTCGTTGCCGTCTTCACCGTAGAGGCGGTCGTTGCCGTTCCCGCCTTCGAGGCGGTCGATGCCGTTCCCACCGTATAGGAAGTCGTCGCCGTCCTCGCCGTACAGGTAGTCGTCGTCGTCGCCACCTTCAAGGCGGTCGATGCCGTTCCCGCCGGACAGTCGGTCGTCGCCATTCCCGCCATACAGTTCGTCGTTGTCGGCATGACCGTACAAGAAGTCATCGCCGTTCTCTCCGTACAGTTCGTCGGTGCCGTCATGACCGTACAGGCGGTCATTGCCATTCCCGCCATACAGCTCGTCGTTGTCGTCATGACCGTACAGTCTGTCATTGCCGTCCCAAGCGTACAGGAAGTCGTCGCCGTTCCCGCCATACAGGTCGTCGTTGCCGTGCCAAGCGTACAAACGGTCGTCGCCTTCATGACCGTACAGTATGTCGTTGCCGTCATGACTGTACAGCAAGTCGCTGCCGCTCCCGCCGTACAGTCGGTCGTCGCCGTTCCCGCCATACAGTTCGTCGACGCCGTCCTCGCCGTAAAGGGAGTCGTTGCCGTCCCCGCCATACAGTCTGTCGTTGCCGTCCTCACCGTTCAGGACGTCGTTGCCGTCCTCACCGTAGAGTCTGTCACTGCCGTCCTCACCGTTCAGGACGTCGTTGCCGTCCCGACCATACACGGAGTCGTTACCAGCACCGCTCACAATAAAGTTTTTAGCAGCATTTCCGATGATGGTATCGTGACCCTTGCCCGTGTAAATGTTCTCGAAGTTGGCAATGACCTCGTCACCGTCGCCCGGCATGCTGGCAACTTCACTCGTCAGGTTGTAAGTGCCGCCACTTAGCCAGCCAATATAACTGAGCGTATCGATGCCTGCTCCGCCGTCGAGGTAGTCGTTGCCGCTCCCGCCGTCCAGGAAGTCGTTGCCGTTCCCACCAAACAGAAAGTCGTTGCCGTCCTGACCGAGCAAGTAGTCGTTGCCGTCCCGACCGTACAGGAAGTCATTGCCGTCCTGACCGTACAGTTCGTCGTTGCCGTTCTCGCCGTCCAGGAAATCGTTGCCGTACCCGCCGAACAATTCGTCGTTGCCGTCCCCGCCGTACAAGGAGTCGTTGCCGAACTCGCCCATCAGCACGTCGTAGCCATTCCCGCCGTACAGGTCGTCGTTGCCGGTCCCACCATTCAGTAAGTCGCTGCCGTCCCCGCCAAACAGGTAGTCATCGCCGGAGTAACCGAGCAGGAAGTCGTTGCCGTCCCCGCCAAACAAGAAGTCGTTGCCGTCCCCGCCGTGCAGGATGACGCCGCCGCCCAGTACGAACGGGGTATCATCGCCGCCCGAGTCGTACTTGAGATAGTTATCGTTTCCCGATCCGCCGTCGGCGTTTTCGTTGGTGACGTTGGAGGCGATCGCCAGGATGCCAATACCATCCCTCCCGGCGTATGAGCCAATGCTGCTGAAGGTGACCGGATTCCGGTTGATGACGGCTCGGGTTTGAATGATGGTGTCGGTGTCGCCTGGGGCTATGCCGCGCCCCCAAAAGATCGGGTTTTCAAGCCAGGATTCCTGGGAGACGGAGAAATCTGCATGGTAAGCAATCATAGTTTTTCTCCTGGTTGAAAGGGGCTGAACGAGCCGATACTGCAAACCACGAATGGCATCGAGTCAGAAGCTAGAGTCGTTTTAGACTCATCACATCTGTTTAGATTTTGTGGTGTTGCTTGGGATTCAACTCACACTCTTAGTGTCGCAAGCTCGCAGGAATTTGACGAGGATCGCGGCCGCAGTTTGAAATGATTTCTTCTTAAATCGGAAGTAATTCGCATCTTGTTCTTAGCCCGATCGCGCTCTGGCAATTCAGTGACACAGGGCAGCTTGCGATCGCCCGAATCACTCGGCGATGGTCGCTTTGCAGTTGGGGTGAATGTAGAGGGCAAACGGATCTATCGCGCAGTTCAGTGCATAATTCTAACCCCTCAGCACTGATGTTCAGACGCTTTTTCGATCCCAGACAGTCTGGTTTGCTTCACGGGTAACAGGTGGTGAGAGATCCGAGCGCTCGCAGCCACAACAAGCGATCGCACTGTAATGCGATCGCCGAATACAGATCGTCAGATCGCGATCGCTCGCAGTCGTTTCTCTAACAGGTGCTGGTGAGATGCCGAACCGCGATTTTTCCAGCATTTCTCCCGGCGCGAATGCAACGCGTTCCCGACTCGGGGAAGTCACAGCTCTGCTCCATTGCGCCAGTGGAAAAAACTCGACACGGCACCGTCAAGTTTCGGGAGTTGATCGCAACCAACGACAAAGCCCAATTGACCGCGCAGGACTTGCGAGCGGTTTGCGCTGGAAATTGAGGAGTATCAACGGGAAGTGAGGCCGGTAACGGTCATCGAGCGTTGTAAGTGCCGCAAGAGTCGAATTCGGCGCAACCCCATCGCCTGCACCCTGCTGGTGTGGGCGCGGTTGAAGGAGATTGCTTATCGCATCGGGCAAATGGTGTATCAGCTTAAGCAAGGTTGGTTATCGAACTACCTTATCGAGTAACTCAAACGACCATCAATCGCTCTGGCTTTTGCGTCAGTCCTGAAATAGTTTCGTTTTTCAGAATCACGCCATTAAGCTGACCATGCCCGAGCTGGGTGCAAACCCCAAGCGCTTGCAAAAGCCGCCGACTTTACGGTCGGCGGCTCGAAGCGAAGCTGAAACAGTGCCGAGATGGGCAGCCGTCTCGACTCCAGTTACACTGTCGTAAAGTAATCAGCCGTCAGGGCTATTGCTGTCGTATCTTCCACGACCCCGATCAAGTCGCTGCCCAGGAAAATCGCCGTGTCTAGTGCTGCAGCCCCCCCATAGTTGACGCTTTGGTTGAGGGTGTAATCGTTGAGAACACCGCGGATCTGGATCGTGTCTTCGATAGCGAGCGAACCGCTGGTGAAGTCAGTGATGCGGGCGTGCCCGGACCCCAAGTAGAACACGCTGCCGAGATCGCCCAGCACGAAAGTATCGGTACCTGCGCCGCCGGTGAGCGTGTCGAACTGGGAACTGCTGCTACCGAAGCCAACTAGCGTATCGGCCCCCGCACCGCCAATCAGAACGTCGCTGCCCTTCCCGCCGTAAAGGGAGTCGTTGCCGTTCTCGCCGTAAAGGGAGTCGTTGCCGTTCTCACCGTAGAGGCGGTCGTTGCCTTGCCAGCCGTACAGAGAGTCGTTGCCGTCCTTCCCGTAGAGGCGGTCGTCGCCCTTCCCGCCGTAGAGGGAATCGTTGCCGTTCTCGCCGTAGAGGAAGTCATTGCCGTTCTCACCGTAGAGGCGATCGTCGCCCTTCCCGCCGGACTGTCGGTCGTCGCCGTTCCCGCCGTACAGAAAGTCGTTTCCTTCCTGACCGTAGAGGAAGTCGTCACCGTTCCCGCCGTACAGAAAGTCGTTTCCTTCCTGACCGTACAGGCGGTCGTTGCCGTCCTCGCCGGACAGTCGGTCTGTGTCGTCGTGACCGTAGAGGAAGTCGTCACCGTCTTGACCGTAGAGGAAGTCGTTACCGTCTTGTCCGTAGAGGAAGTCGTTGCCGTCTTGTCCG is a genomic window containing:
- a CDS encoding calcium-binding protein encodes the protein MIAYHADFSVSQESWLENPIFWGRGIAPGDTDTIIQTRAVINRNPVTFSSIGSYAGRDGIGILAIASNVTNENADGGSGNDNYLKYDSGGDDTPFVLGGGVILHGGDGNDFLFGGDGNDFLLGYSGDDYLFGGDGSDLLNGGTGNDDLYGGNGYDVLMGEFGNDSLYGGDGNDELFGGYGNDFLDGENGNDELYGQDGNDFLYGRDGNDYLLGQDGNDFLFGGNGNDFLDGGSGNDYLDGGAGIDTLSYIGWLSGGTYNLTSEVASMPGDGDEVIANFENIYTGKGHDTIIGNAAKNFIVSGAGNDSVYGRDGNDVLNGEDGSDRLYGEDGNDVLNGEDGNDRLYGGDGNDSLYGEDGVDELYGGNGDDRLYGGSGSDLLYSHDGNDILYGHEGDDRLYAWHGNDDLYGGNGDDFLYAWDGNDRLYGHDDNDELYGGNGNDRLYGHDGTDELYGENGDDFLYGHADNDELYGGNGDDRLSGGNGIDRLEGGDDDDYLYGEDGDDFLYGGNGIDRLEGGNGNDRLYGEDGNDRLYGEDGNDFLYGQDGSDELYGGNGSDELYGGNGSDSLYAWHGNDSLYGGNGNDFLYGQNGNDRLYGEDGSDELYGGAGDDILIGFGDSSSEYDTLTGGAGSDMFVLGDLGGVFYLGSGHALITDFTIDLPAIEDTILIHGELSDYSLNQSANYGGAAALDTAIFLSGDLIGVVEDTTAIALTADYFTTV